One window of Elaeis guineensis isolate ETL-2024a chromosome 11, EG11, whole genome shotgun sequence genomic DNA carries:
- the LOC105035538 gene encoding uncharacterized protein encodes MESISSPKFVSSLLLFLILSFLLVLASASLASQGRALLQWKASLQSQGSLESWNLDTNPCNWTGITCNITRRGRRVIREINLSQMDLAGTLNTLNFSSLSSLISLNLPSNKLYGSIPPTIAALSKLTSLDLCTNYFTGIIPLQIDSLTKLNSLNLSANQVSGSIPPWLSNMTRLNFLYLAGNNLSGSIPKELRKLENLVQLIISYNQLTGSIPPTLGNLTRLQELDCMITGVSGSIPPELGNLVNLDALALGNNNLTGSIPHELGNLVNLDILTLGNNSLTGSIPPEIGNLVELTYLSLEQNNLKGSIPASLGNLTKLEFLQVSENQISGSIPHELGNLTKLEFLHLYENQISGSIPHELGNLRNLIGLSLQINQISGSIPPSFGSLTNLNDLRLRGNQLSGSLPQEFNNIINLKVLQLANNSFSGHIPHDICKGGVLTLLGLNNNHFEGPIPKSLKNCTSLSRVELEQNQLSGNVSENLGVYPHMSYIDLSFNRLSGKLSPSWGGCYNLSLLKISNNKVTGNIPREFGKLTQLQVLDLSSNNLLGEIPKDLSKLTHLYNLNLSNNQLVGEVHTEFGELYNLQTLDLSANQLIGRVPEQLGNCMNLYLLKLGKNHLNGSIPFQIGNLINLDYFLDLSHNSFTGEIPSQFGKLEKLQNLNLSHNELIGRVPHSLSDMISLSSIDLSYNELEGPLPNSTIFRNAPIEWFIHNKGLCGLPKGLPSCSSFTTSKDDSTKHHKLLLLITVPSLGTLLLLFLFVVFALLILRRKKHARHVASIEFGGFSIWNFDGIDAYKGIIEATEDFDDKHCIGTGAFSSVFKALLPTGEFVAVKKFHPLEIENSPSKQTFWSEVQALTQIRHRNIVKLYGFCSSAPNKFLVYEYMERGSLANILRSEGVLEFNWSKRVDVIKHIAYALSYMHHDCTPPLVHRDITSNNILLDSEYKACISDFGIARLLKPDSSNWSMLAGTRGYLAPELAYTMRVTEKCDIYSFGVIALEIVMGKHPEELISTLSSPVGENIFLKDILDSRLSPPTTQAANELVAVVMTASQCLDNNPHSRPTMQIVSQQLSTFKARPNSQPLDTIKLCHLIDDKVRQKVNILPKTAIM; translated from the exons ATGGAATCTATTTCATCTCCAAAATTCGTCTCCTCCCTTCTTCTATTTCtaatcctttcttttcttcttgtcttGGCATCGGCTTCACTTGCATCCCAAGGGAGGGCCCTCCTCCAGTGGAAAGCCAGCCTCCAAAGCCAAGGATCACTTGAATCTTGGAACCTCGACACCAATCCATGCAACTGGACCGGAATCACATGCAACATCACACGTCGAGGCCGACGTGTGATCAGAGAGATAAATCTATCCCAAATGGATCTGGCAGGAACGCTGAATACTCTCAACTTCTCCTCCCTGTCATCACTCATCAGTCTCAACCTCCCATCCAACAAGCTCTATGGAAGCATCCCTCCCACCATAGCTGCTCTTTCCAAGCTCACCTCCCTTGATCTCTGCACTAATTACTTCACCGGGATAATTCCACTGCAGATCGACTCTCTAACAAAGCTCAACTCCTTGAATCTTAGTGCGAATCAGGTAAGTGGTTCCATCCCTCCTTGGCTAAGTAATATGACAAGGCTTAACTTCTTATACCTAGCCGGAAATAACCTTTCAGGTTCTATCCCGAAGGAATTAAGAAAACTTGAGAATCTGGTGCAGTTGATAATCTCGTACAACCAGCTAACAGGTTCCATCCCTCCCACTTTGGGAAATTTAACCCGGCTTCAAGAATTGGATTGCATGATCACTGGGGTATCTGGCTCCATCCCTCCTGAATTAGGGAATCTTGTAAACCTGGATGCTTTAGCTTTAGGTAATAACAATCTGACAGGCTCCATCCCTCATGAATTAGGAAATCTTGTAAACCTAGATATTTTAACTTTAGGTAATAACAGTCTGACAGGCTCCATTCCTCCTGAAATAGGAAATCTAGTGGAGTTAACTTATCTATCACTTGAACAAAACAATTTAAAAGGTTCCATCCCCGCCAGCTTAGGAAATTTAACCAAGCTTGAATTCTTGCAGGTTTCTGAAAATCAGATCTCTGGATCAATTCCTCATGAATTAGGAAACTTGACCAAGCTTGAATTCTTGCACCTTTATGAAAATCAGATATCTGGATCAATTCCTCATGAATTAGGAAACTTGAGGAACCTTATTGGGTTATCATTGCAGATTAACCAAATCTCTGGCtcaatccctccatcttttggtaGCTTAACCAACCTCAATGATTTGCGCTTACGCGGCAATCAACTATCTGGTTCTTTGCCTCAggaatttaataatattataaatttgaAAGTTCTTCAATTGGCAAACAACAGTTTTTCTGGCCATATACCCCATGACATATGCAAAGGAGGAGTTCTAACTCTTCTCGGTTTAAACAATAACCATTTTGAAGGTCCGATTCCCAAAAGCTTGAAAAACTGTACAAGCCTAAGTAGAGTCGAACTTGAGCAAAACCAACTATCCGGGAATGTATCTGAAAATCTTGGAGTGTATCCACATATGTCGTATATTGATTTAAGCTTCAATAGACTGTCTGGTAAGCTCTCCCCAAGTTGGGGGGGATGTTATAATTTGTCGCTCTTAAAAATCTCCAACAACAAGGTTACAGGAAACATACCACGAGAATTCGGAAAGTTAACTCAACTGCAAGTACTTGATCTTTCGTCGAATAATCTATTAGGAGAGATTCCGAAGGATTTGAGCAAGCTGACTCATTTATATAACTTGAATTTGAGCAACAATCAACTTGTTGGAGAGGTACATACAGAATTTGGAGAACTATATAATTTGCAGACACTTGATCTATCAGCAAATCAACTAATAGGAAGGGTACCAGAACAATTAGGTAACTGCATGAACCTTTACTTGCTGAAGCTTGGAAAGAATCATTTAAATGGAAGCATTCCCTTTCAAATTGGAAATCTAATAAACCTGGATTACTTCCTAGATCTAAGCCACAACTCATTTACTGGAGAGATACCATCACAATTTGGCAAACTGGAGAAGCTACAAAATCTGAATCTATCACACAATGAGCTTATTGGTCGTGTTCCACATTCTTTGAGTGATATGATAAGCTTATCGTCTATAGACTTATCATACAATGAATTAGAAGGTCCGCTGCCCAATAGCACAATTTTTCGGAATGCTCCAATAGAGTGGTTCATCCACAATAAGGGCTTATGTGGTCTGCCGAAAGGTTTGCCTTCATGTAGCTCATTTACAACGAGCAAAGATGATTCAACAAAGCACCACAAACTTCTCTTGTTAATTACTGTTCCTAGTCTGGGAACCTTGCTTCTCTTATTTCTATTTGTTGTATTTGCTTTGCTAATTCTGAGAAGGAAGAAACATGCGAGACATGTTGCAAGTATTGAATTTGGTGGATTCTCTATTTGGAATTTCGATGGAATAGACGCATACAAAGGCATCATCGAAGCAACAGAGGATTTTGATGACAAGCACTGCATTGGGACTGGAGCATTTTCTAGTGTTTTCAAAGCACTGTTGCCAACCGGCGAGTTTGTAGCTGTGAAGAAATTTCATCCACTAGAAATTGAGAACTCACCAAGCAAGCAAACCTTTTGGAGTGAGGTACAAGCACTAACCCAGATTCGGCATCGGAATATTGTGAAGCTTTATGGTTTTTGCTCCAGTGCTCCAAATAAGTTTCTTGTTTACGAATATATGGAGAGAGGAAGTTTGGCAAATATTCTCCGAAGTGAAGGTGTCCTTGAATTCAATTGGTCCAAGAGAGTGGATGTCATAAAACATATTGCTTATGCTCTATCATACATGCATCATGATTGCACTCCACCATTAGTACACCGAGACATAACAAGTAATAATATTCTACTTGATTCAGAATACAAGGCTTGTATTTCAGACTTTGGTATTGCTAGACTTCTAAAGCCTGATTCATCTAATTGGAGTATGCTTGCGGGTACACGAGGATATTTGGCACCAG AGCTTGCATACACAATGAGGGTTACCGAGAAATGTGATATATATAGTTTCGGAGTAATAGCACTTGAGATTGTAATGGGAAAGCATCCAGAAGAACTCATCTCTACTTTATCTTCTCCGGTGGGTGAAAATATCTTTCTAAAAGATATATTAGACTCGCGACTATCACCTCCTACAACTCAAGCTGCAAATGAGTTAGTCGCAGTGGTAATGACAGCATCTCAATGTTTGGACAATAATCCACATTCTCGTCCGACAATGCAAATTGTATCTCAACAGCTATCTACTTTCAAGGCACGGCCAAACTCCCAACCTTTGGACACGATTAAGTTATGTCACCTAATCGACGACAAGGTACGACAAAAAGTAAATATTTTGCCAAAAACAGCTATCATGTAA
- the LOC140852641 gene encoding uncharacterized protein, with amino-acid sequence MTHTHQDGTFVRDESRDLYERATSLIAERDDESAASTQQSRIEAEVFTELMGPERYGRVRGYGVGVTPTQLSEVSRYTQHAAADAQDSRIRRLEAEIQEIRQSRAAEMEEMRQSRAEMQAMRGQIDRLTSLLEMYGSSQAPGTSGTRRDSGTSRGDNDDHPPAD; translated from the exons atgactcatactcatcaggatggtacttttgttcgagatgagtcgagagatttatat gagagggctacatctctcattgcggagcgtgacgacgagtccgcagcatctacgcagcagagtcgtatcgaggccgaggtgttcacagagttgatgggaccagagcgctacggccgagtgaggggttatggagtaggagtcacccccactcagttatctgaggttagtagatatacgcagcatgctgcagcagatgctcaggattcacgcattcgcagactcgaggcggagatacaggagattagacagagtcgtgccgctgagatggaggagatgcgacagagccgtgccgagatgcaggccatgaggggacagattgatcgccttacatctttattagagatgtatggttcatctcag gctcctggcacatcaggcacccgtcgagatagcggcacgtcacgtggagacaacgatgaccatccgcctgcagattga